TGGGTTCATATGGGCATCAGTGGACACTTCAACCTTTAAATACTCTTGGAGCGTTTATGTAGTACGGAGGGTGTGGTTATGTACGTGGGAGAACTCCTCAAGAGCCTTGACAAGGTTTCAACTGGCGTTCCGGGACTTGACGATCTCATCGGTGGGGGATTCATCCCGGGCAGGGTTTACCTTATAATCGGCCCCCCCGGAAGCGGGAAGACGACCTTTGGAATTCAGTTTCTTGTTGAGGGTGCTAAAAACGGCGAGAAGGGACTGTTCGTGTCCCTTCTGGAGCATCCAAAGATAATAACCCAGGACATGCTGAGGTACAACTTTGGTCTCCTTACCCATCTCCAGTCGAAGAGGATACTCTTCTACGACATGGGAGAGAGCATCTTTGGCGCTGGAAGGAGGTTCACCTGGAGCGAGATACTTGAGAACATCCTCCACATCATCGAGGCGGAGGACGTCAAGAGGGTCGTCATAGACTCTTTCACCTCGCTGGAGTACTCGGTCCTTGACCCCGAGCACAAGAGGATGGCCCTGGGCAGGTTCATAAGAAAGCTCCACGAGAGGGGGGTCACGTGCCTCATAATAGCCGAGATGATGAACTCGGAAACCTACACTGAGGATTACTATCTCTCCGACGGCGTTATAGTCCTCCACCACTTCATGAGGAACTATCAAATGGTGCGGGCCCTGCAGGTTCTGAAGATGCACGGTGTTGCCCACGACAGCAACCTCAAGAAGCTCCGCTTCACTGAGGAGGGGCTCAAGGTCTATCCTGAGGCACCGTTCTGAGGTGGAAACATGGAGGATGTGAAGAAGCTCGTTCAGGAGGCCTACAAGTTCGGCTACTTCGTGGGCTACAAGGGACACAGTGAGTGGGCGGAGTGGGTTCGCGAGCGCAGGGAGAGACTTTATGCGAGGGCGCAGGAGCTCGGCGTTTATGAGCTCGTAAAGAATGCCTACAACCGTGGAAAAGCGGACGGGGCGAAGAAGAGGGAGGAGGAGATAAGAAAGGGGTTGGAAAAAGAGACTACAGGCGAGGAGCGCCCGAGACCGAAGACGGCCCTCCCCGAGAGTGAAGGGGAGGGGACGGGTGAGGTGGAGTTTGCACGCTTCCTTGAAACCACCCGGCTTTTCCTTCCCCCCGACCTTCTGGACACCCTGAAGCACCTGAAGCCGCCAAAGATGCTCCACATTGGTCGCTGATTTCTCCTTTTCATGCGAGCAGCTTAAATATCTCCTGGGAGACTATCCTTGGGGGATACTCATGAAGCGCTTTTTAAAAGAAGCCGAGGTTTTTGATTCCTCGAAGGTTCTCCACTACATAGCCGAGATAAGCCAGTTCCACAGGATACAGGGTTCGAAAGAACTTCCGGAGGCGGTTCGCTTCATCAGGGAGGAGCTGAGGATATGGGGGGTTAATACGGAGCTCTACGAGGAGTTCTACGACGGCAAAAGCTGGTTCCTGACCCTCAAGTCCCCCATCGCGTGGGACTTAGTTCATGGGAAGGTTGAGGTTCTGGATAAGACTCTAACCACCTCTCAAAGTCCCCTCGTCGTCATGGCGCACTCTCCGGGCGGAAAGGCTGTGGGTGAAGTGGTTCACATAGCCCGCGGGGAGGACTGGGAGAACGCAGGGGGAAAGATAGTCCTGGTTGGTAAGGACTGGCGCGACGCCTACAGGAGGGCCAATGAGGCCGGGGCGGCGGGATTCATAGCCTACCGTGAGGGGACTGGAGAGGCCATACCGTACATCGGCCTGTTCCTTACCAAGGACGACCTTGGGTGGGCAAGAATCCCGGCCGTTGCCATCCCCGAAAGCCTGGCAAGGGCCATAATAGGGAAACTTAACTCAGGGGAGAGTGTTGAGGCCAGGATCGAGGTCGAGGTCCAGGTAAACGAGCGTCAGGTTCTTCCGATTCTCTACGCCGAGATAGGCAAGGAGCCGTTCATCCTCTTCACCGCCCACATCTGCCATCCGAAGCCCGGCGCCAACGACAACGCCAGCGGGAGTGCGATGCTTATGGAGCTGGCGAGGGTTCTCGGCAGGCTCTACGACGACTCGTTCCGCTTCGGCTTTGCCTTCCTCTGGATTCCGGAGTACTACGGAACCCAGGCCTTCGTGAAGAGGTACGCCGAACTTGAGAAGTACTACGCGGTCATAAACCTCGACATGGTGGCTGGGAGTGAGGACAGGGCCGGCTCAACGGTGATGCTCGTAAGAACCCCACTGTCGAGATTCTCGGTGGTCTCGGGGCTTCTTGAGTACTTTCTTGGGCTTTCAAACGCCGCTGGAAAGAGCTTCTCGGGAAGCCCGATGCCGCGCTTGAAGCTCAAGAGCTATCCCTACGAGATGGGCAGCGACCACGACGTTTTCAACTTCTTCGGAGTCCCCTCCGTGATGCCCATCACCTGGCCGGACAGGTTCTACCACTCCAGCGAGGACACCGTTGAAAAGGTGAGCAAAGTCAGCATAGAGGTCATCGGCAGGGCGGTTCTGGCCACCGCTCTGGCACTTGCCAAGGCGCCTGAAGAGGAACTCCAGCGCTTTGCGCGCGGCTACGCCATGAAGTACCTCGGTGAACTCTCCATGGAGAGGGACACGGAAAACGCGGAAAAGCTTGTGATGATGGGCCTGGCCAGGGATTCGCGCTTCCTTGGTATCGAGAGCGGGCATCCATTTGAGAAAAGGCCGTGGATGAGGTGGGTGCGGAAGGGCAGGGTCTCGGGCGAGCTCATAAAGAGCATCGATGAGGGGGCCTATGAGGAATTCAGGAGGCTGACAAAGGACAGAAAGATACTCGTGCACCTCCACGAGCTCCTGATGCTCGGTGAACTCCTCCCAAAGGAGGAATCCATGCATGCACTAAAGGAAGAGTTCGGGGATGTTGAAGAAGAGAAGCTCGAAAGACTCCTGGCCCTGATGGAGAAGACGGGGATTATAGAAAAGCTCTAGTTCCTCTGCTTGGAGGTGTTCTTGAGCTCCTTTTCGATTTCGTTTATCCTCTTTATCAGGTTCTCCTTGATGCTTTCGAGAACCTCGCTCGGTGAGACAGCGGTGTAGACGTAGCCCAGCCATCCCTGCTCGATGAGTTTTCTCTTGAGTATCCCCTTGCGGTACAGGCTCAGGACGTGCTCCCTAACCGAGCGCTCGCTTATGCCGAGTTCCCTCTGTATCTCAGTTATCCTCATGGGCTCGCTCTTCTCAAGTAGGAGGCGATATATCCTCAGCTCCGTCTTCTTAACACCAAGCGAACGAAGCAGTGCCTCAAGCCTCTCGTAGACGTCGCTCATCTTCGGGTCACCTGATATACTTTTATCCCACCTATGAAGTATTCCCTTCATACCTTAATAAACTTTGCCCGTGAACGCGATAAAAACGCCCCTCCATTGTCTCTAGAGTGGAACGCGCCCCAAGTAAATGCCTTCAGGCAGGAAAGCTTCACCCTCCCTGGAATCCTTCAGAAAGGGTATCATCTTTATTCCCTGCCTCACATCAAAGCCCTCGATGAAGGGGTTGATCGTGGGGAGAATGAGAAACCTTCCCACCCGGAAGAAGATCTTGGTCTTCCTGGATGCCCCTCCGCTCTTGAACGTGTACGCGGGATGTATGTGCCCCAGGTAGCCCTCCGAAAACTCAACGTCGGGCAGGTTTGTATGCCCGTGGAGGAATATCAAGCCATCCATAAGCGCGTGCTCAACAACCTCGACATGGGGGAACTTCCCGGCAACCTCCTCAATCCTGCCGTCATGGTTCCCCTTGGTAATCATCGTGGGTATCCCCCGGAGATCCGAGAAGAAACCCATGAGAAGGCGCTTCATCGTGAAGCTCAGGCCTATCGGTTCCTTGAGGTCCCCGAGGATAACGAGCAGGTCCGGGTCTTTTTCGACTATGAACTCTGCGAGCCTCTCCTCAAAGTGAGTCCGTATCCTCAATCCCCGTGAGAGCTCAAAGCCGATGTGGGGATCTGCTATTAGAAGAGTCCTCCCCCGGGAAGTCTCAATCTCCATTGAGAGCCGCTCGAAGGCTTCAAAAGAGTACATGGAACCACCGGACAAAACGGTGGAGAAAAGGAGGAGCATCAGATGAGTCCGCGCTCCTTCCTGCGCTGCCTCTTGAGTCTCCTAATCCTCTTCTTGATCCACTTCCACCTCATCCTTCCCTTCTTCTTCCACTTCCTTGGGCGCCTCTTCATGATCATCACCCCTGACTTTTCTCTCCAGCCATAGCTCCAGCGGTTCCTTTTTAAGCTTTTCCATGGGGAAAGGTCAGCCACCTCCGAACCGTCGAAAAGCTGCCCCACTGCCCCAACCGCTCCCAAAAGCCGTGTGGAAGGAGGTTTTGACTTTCATGATTTTCCACGTTTTTTGACCCTTTTTGTGGCCGGAATTAGCCAACCTGACACGTTAAAAGTAGATGCGTTGTCCTGAATATCGCAATAATGTAAAAATGATTGTGACTTTGCAAACAATCGGATTAGGCCAATATGCACTTTGGAATGCTTGTCCGCTAACCTTATCTATTCCAAGGGCAACTTGGAGTGGTGATAGCATGAAGGTGGCATACGTCCAGATGGAGCCGGTTCTCCTTGAGCCCGAGGTGAACTACTCCAGGGCAGAGGAGATGATTCGCGAGGCCGTGGATAGGGGGGCCAAACTCGTGGTTTTGCCGGAGCTCTTTGATACCGGCTACAACTTCGAGAGCAGGAGTGAGGTCGAGGAAGTGGCCGGGGAGATACCGGACGGCCCCACTACGCGGTTTCTGGCCGAGCTTTCACGTGAACTTGACGTGTTCATAGTTGCCGGGACGGCCGAAAAGGACGAGAAGGGCAGGCTCTACAACTCCGCCGTGATGACGGGCCCGATAGGTAGCGGCTACATAGGTAAGTACCGCAAGGTTCACCTGTTCTACCGGGAGAAGCTCTTCTTTGAGCCGGGCAACCTCGGCTTTCACGTCTTCAATATCGGCATCGCCAAGGTTGGGGTGATGATATGTTTTGACTGGTTCTTCCCGGAATCTGCCAGAACCCTTGCCCTGAAGGGGGCTGACATCATAGCTCACCCGAGCAACCTCGTGATGCCCTACGCCCCGAGGGCGATGCCGATCAGAGCTCTGGAGAACCGTGTTTACACTATAACCGCCAACAGAATAGGCGAGGAAAGGGGTCTGCGCTTTATAGGCAAGAGCACGATAGCATCACCCAGGGCCGAGGTGCTGGCCGTGGGGAGCGAGGATAAAGAAGAGGTCGCCGTCGTCGAGGTTGACCTTGAGCTTGCGAGGGACAAGCGGCTCAACGACATCAACGACATCTTCAGGGACAGACGACCTGAGTTCTACTCACTGTGATAATATCTGTTTTATCCCCCTCTCTGTATTTTGGAATGTTTGCATCTTTTTTGCCCCAGTTATGGGACGTTACCAACCATGTTGTAATGTTGCCAACATCGGTGGGGCGGTATTCAATAACATCCAATGGAATTAACCACCCGTTGGAAAATCTACATAAAACTCGCTCCAGAGGGCTCTATTCCTCGTTTGGTGTGCCCTTCCGAAAGTATTTTAAGAACTAAGGCAATATGTGGTAGATGATGGCGAGAAAAAGGAGGTACATCCTTTTGATTGCACCCGTTGCGATTGCCCTCGTGATTGGGCTAGTGGTTAATGCCGAGATGTTCCCGGCTGACTATTCCTATCAGAAGGGACTCTTCGGGCCCCATAACGTCCAGGCCGAGCTTCTTCCGGCGAATTCCCATATACGAGGCCAGATAATAGCCAAGAATCCGTTTTCGGCCTATGTGGTCGTCTCAAAGTCCGGCTACTTTGAGGACGTTAACGGGGACAACGTCGTTCTCAGCTGGGAAAACGTCACGGAGGTTGACCTTGATTTCAACGTCCCCTCTGGGAACTACTATCTCGTAATCAAAAACGGCAACGTTAGCCAGGAAATAGAGATGAGGTTCAAAGCGGACGGCTGAAGTCCTCCAGCACAAGCCTGGCGATGTCCTTTCTTGGCTTTTTGAAGTACAGCACACCCCGGACATTTTCGACGCCTCTGCTCTCGCCGGGTACGAGTTTTGCCTCTCTGAAGAAGACCCTCCCGATTGCAAGCTGTGTTGAGATGTCCCAGTAATGAAAATCGACGTCGGTTATCTTTTTGAACCCCGGAAGGATGTAGTAGCCCCTTCTGAACGTCCCCCTGACGAAGTCGTAGCCCTCGTGCATGGAGGCGATGGTGTACCCTTCCCTCCTGCCCTCCACCAGGAACTTCCGGTAGCCAGCGCGGTACATTACCCAGTAAACCCTGTCCGTGTCCTCTACCAGGAAAACACCATCGTCGCTGAGCGCAAGGGCAACTCCAGCGAACAGCCTGACCGCGTCGAAGGGGTCGAAGTGGGGCATGGTAAAGCCCCACAGCACGGCAACGTCGTGCTCCTCCACCAACTTCCAAACTTCCCTGGCATCGCCCTGAACCAGTTTCAGTTCGGGCTTTACCCCGGCCAACTTAAGCCACTCCCTCGCCAGGTCGAGGTCCTCTTTTCTGGCATCGAGGAGGGTTAGGAGTTTGGCGCTGGTTACCTTTGCGAGGGCAACGCCCGCTATTCCTGTTCCCGCGCATATGTCCAGAACCCGAGCTTTTGACGGCAGCTCGCCTGCTATGCTCCTGAAGAACTCCTCTATCTTTTCGAATCTTTCCCTCGCTCTTTTGTCCCCCGGGTTCATCCGCCAGTTGATGTAGCGGTAGAGGTCCACCAGGGACATGCCATCACCACGATGATGAATGTGTGAAATTATTTAAATCCATCGAAAGGCTTAAATATTTTGTCAACTTACATAAGTTGACAAGGTGAAAATATGCGGAGTGGAAAGGAGAGGTGTTACAACATAGTGCTCTTTATAAGTCTGCTTCTCTTCACCGCTGGAGTCTTATTCAACGAGCTAGCTCTGATGCTGATTTCTTTCGTAACCTTAATTGGTGGAGGTGTCCTCTTTTATGGCCATGAGGCAAGAATTGAAAATGGCAAGCTTATCCTAGAATGGGGACTGATCCTTAAACGTCGCAGGGAGATAAGCGTGGGAGAGATAGTGGATTTGATAGATGCGAATTCCAACAGATATTTTGTTATGGCAAAGTACTACCCTGACATCCTGCTTCTCCCGATGGGAATCATTGCTGGGGGTCCGGTGCTTTTAGAGACAGAATTCCCCTGGGTTGGGCTAGCATGGATTCTGATTGGTGGCATTAAGGTAATAACATATCTTTTTCCACCGGCTGAAAAAAGAAGGGCTGCCCTATTAACGCTGGTCCTTACAGGTATCGTCGTGACGGTAGCATACCTCATTGGGACGTTCATTGTCCCCCTGATATCCTTTGGGATCGTAATGGCTGGTATTATATGGGAGGGGGGCACGGTATTAACGAATACACTTGTACTAGTTACTGAGAAGGGGATTTACTCTGTGAGGTATTCATCGAAATTGGAGTGGGAAAAGCTGATGGGACTACTGGGGGGTGAGTGAGGTGAGGATTGAGGGGGCATGGCCCGTTTCAGTCCCCAAATTTCTTTTGTTCATCAGATTAGTGGCTATTGCTCTGCTGGTATCTTTGGGATGGACTATGGTTGAGCTTGGAATAAAGGGATACTATGCCGGTCTCCTGCTCGGTGCTCTGCTCTTTGGGCTCTCGTCCGGATGGAAGGTTGAACTCTCCGGCAGGGAAGCGACTCTGGTCTACGGGTTTGGAATTCTTAAGGCTAGAACTGGGGAGATTATTGAGATCTCTGACCTAGGGAACCTGAGGTTTGGAAGGCTTCTGGAACATCTTTACGGGGAATTAATGGCCCCTCCATTCTTTCTCCTCCTTTCAGTTGCTCTGTTTGGTGTTAGGGGATTCTTGGTGCTCCCGTTTGTCATTTACTGGCTGGTTCTCTTCTTTGTTCTGCTGGCGTTTCCATTGGAGCTTTTGAAAGAACGTGCTGGAAGACTCATGGTTCTTGCCGTTTTTCTGCCATGGGCTCTTTCGATGCCCCTCTCCTTCATGGGGGTGGAGTTTCAGTGGTTTGGGCTCTCACTGTCAACGTCGCTCTTCGGCTTCTGGTTCCTGGTTGGATTTGTATCAAGGGATTACGTTCTTCTGCGGGGGGAACTTGGGGAGTTCTTAGTGGCCTGCAGTAACGCTGGGAGGATTATAACTGCACTGGCGGGTGAGGAGAATGGCCCTTAGGCCATCGTATCCCACAGAGGGGAGATATATGGTGTTCTTGGTGGCTTTAACAACTCCACTTTACATATTTACTGGCCGAAAAGAACTCGCGCTGGCCTCGAGGGCACTTTTCTGGTCATTTTTGCTGCTGTTTTTCTGGAGACCCGTGCGGATTGAGACTGGCAGGATAACCCTGGAGTGGGGCTGGCCAGTTGTCTTTATCCGGAGAGAGATTCCATTTTCGGAGATAAGGGACATCTTCGATTTGACATCATCTGAGCGGATCAGGCTTATCAATTATTTTAGGGAAATCAAGCTCTTGGCCATACTGTGGATTGCCGTTGGATTCATGGGGATGCTTAAAAACGCGCCACACACTTCCTTTGTATGGGTCATGTGGATATACTGGGGTTTCTTGACACTTTTTATGCTCTCCTTTACTTACAGAGAGAGATGGGTGCTGGGGATTGTTATCTTTGCATTGAGCCTGGTAATGGCCCGGTATCTTTACAGAGCCGGCCAGGAAGGAGTGGGGGAATACGTTGCCATAACTGGGGTGTCGCTGGCTCTATTCAGCTTTGCTGGACTTTTCACCCCGAAAGGCGTTATCCTGGTTACTGAAAATGACACGTACATCCTCTCTTCTTGGGATGATTACGAGGCCAGTAAATTTTTCAAAGAGCTGGGTTCCTTTCTGGTCGGCATGGCCGGGGATAAGCTTACACAGATAGAGGGGGGTGCTTCCAGTGCGGTTGATTAAAGCCAGCCCATTTCCGGTTAGAGGCATTCCTCTCTTCCTATTTTCTGCAGGACTCATCGGTATGTCTATGGCGTGGTACGTCTCCAAGCTTACTGGATTTTTTGTGGAGCCCTTGTTCATATTCTCCTGGATTTTATCCGTTGGTATGGGTGCCAAGATTGAAAGTGGAAAGCTCGTTCTCTTCTACGGCTTTTGGGTCATGAAGCAGGAAATAAAGCTGGACTCTATCGAAGAGTTGTCACTTCTGTCGGGACTTGAATACAGTACTGTACTGAAGCACTTTAAAGCATACACCTTCACGTGGCTGGGAGTGGTTTTATGGGCATCAGCTGACCTCTTGGTTTTGAACGGCGGCGAAAATTCTCTCAGGCAGTACATGGACGTCTTTGTCATACTGGCATTTACAGTATTTTTCCTTCTATTGGCCTTGCCAAAGAACAGAAAACCCCTCCTCCGGCTGGCGGCTTTTTGTTGCGTCGCCTTTCTAATGGTATTTCCCCTTTTTAGGTGGGGTTCTAAAACACTCGCCCCTGGGATGTTTTTGGCCCTGTTAGTGGCCTTTATGGTTAGGGCATTCCAAAAGGACGATCTCATCCTTATAGTCGCAGGCGGAAAGTCTTATTTGCTCTCCTCCGATAGGGGTTGGGAGGTTCTAAAACTAATCAGGGAGGCCATGAAAAATGCTTAGACTTCCGGAGGGCATGGAGAGGGTCTGGCTGATGAGGGCCAAGGGAATGCGCGAGGTCGAGATAGCTGAGGCCCTCGGCATCTCCCGCCAGGCAGTAAACAAGGCTCTAAAGGACGCACGGGTAAAACTGTTTGAGGCCTTCTTTGGTCTGGCTGAAGTTTTCTCTTGGGGAATAGTGAGAGTTAACGTCGAAAAGGGTTTCATGGTTGCCAGGGGGAAATGTTTTGATAAACGTGTCCGTGTCTATGCCTTTTATTTCCCGGGTAAGGGGATAAAGGCCTTCTTCGGTGAAGGACTTCCAGATTACGTGCTTGAGCATGCCGTTAAGATTGGGATAATCGAGAGGCCCGATAAAGAGGAGCTGATAACGGCTCTCGAAACCTAGCGGTAGCCCTCCTCGTAGGCTCCCCTCAGGGCGATGAATGCGGCGTAGAAAATAACACCCAGTGAGATTACGGGAAGGAGCACGGCGCCAAGCGGCCCTGGCTCGTATCCGAGTGCCGTTAGGGCAATCTCTGCCGTTATCAGGCCTGAGACGAGGGTCAGTGCTCCTGCGAACTTCCGGGCCATAATCCCTGAGAAGCGGGGCGCCAGCTGGAAAACGAGCGGGCGGGAGGCGAGAACCGTCAGTGCAAGGAGCAGAATGAGTGCCCCGCCGAGGATCAGCGTGCTTTCTCTTGAAACGTCTCCCGCTGTGGAGGAAAGCACAAAAATCCCAAGAAACATCGCCTGGAGGACGATGTACGCCTTCAAATTCGGTGGTTCTATCCTTCTCCCGGGTCTTTTAGGGGCTTCCTCCGAAAGCTCCCCAAGCTCGTACTCCCGCTTTGCGGCCAGGTATGCGAGGAGCGTCGTTGTTCCGAGACCGAGGAGCAGGACAGCAACTAGCCATGCGAACGTCAGAAACGGGGAGAGGATTATAAGAAAAACTCCGGTGAGGATCGTTCCGATTCCTGAAACGCGGTTCGCCCTCCTTCTCGCCCTCTCCGAAAGGTAGGTGTAGCCTATCCTGAACCCTATCCCCGGCTCGCCCTTTGAGGCGATGGTGAGAACTCCCGCGGCAATTATGCCGAGGCCGATGAATGCCGCCCAGAGGATTCTGAGGAGGGTATAGGGCTCCATGGTGACCCCCGGGCTACTCTCCCTCCATCCTCTCCAGAGTCTCCATTATCGCCCCTATCTCCATCTTCAGCTCGCTCAGGACTTCTCTGCCCAGCTTCGTCAGGGAATAGTACTTCCGCGGCCTTCCCCCGACTTCTGCCCAGGTGTCCCCCACCAGGCCGGTCTTCTTCAGGCTCTTGAGGATGTCGTACAGAGCGCCCTCACTGGGCACGATTCTGCCGTCGCTGAGCTCCTCAAGTCTTTTTCGTATTGCGTAGCCGTGGAGCTCCTTCTCCCTCTCCAGGAGCAGGAGCACTAGGTAGGAGTAGAGCCCGGAGCGAAGGTCTTTTCTCAGCTTTTTGAGGGCTTTCTCCTTCCTGTCCATTAGCACGTCGCTCACCACAGGGCTTCCTCTTCCTTCGGAAGTTCCACCTTTGCCTTTGGAATCATGTAGTACAGCAGTCCCAGTGCGGCGAGGGCGGTTATAAACTCTACCGTGTACATGACCGGCTCGCTCTTCGTGAGCTGATAGTACGCCGCCAGGGAATCGATGACCGTGTGGATTCCTATCATCGCCAGAAGGCCCGTCTTCCCATAGCCCTCCCTGTAGGCGTACGCGAGGTATATTCCGGTTCCGACGTGGAACAGAACGACGAAGTACCGCTCCACCATCGAAAGGAGTGCCGTGCTTAGCGGTACGTCGAGCGGTTTTCCCGTTGCCAGAGCCCCGGCGAGGGCTGCGCCGGCTATAACGAAGACCTCCGTTATTCCAAAACCCAGCCCCATAAACAGGCCTGTGTTCAGGCTCTTCCCCTTCACCAGAAGGTACTTTGCCCCCTCCTGGACTATACCCGCGATAAGCCCGACCCATACCGAAACACCTATGACAAAGACTGTTCCCCTGGCTATGACGTCGGCGTTGGACTTTATCCCCATTCCCAAGAGCGGGAGCTGCTGGACGGGGTTCTGGATTATCATTGCAATGAAAAACGCGGCCAAGCCGAGGACGAACTCCCCCCATCTCTGCTTTTCGAAGCCCATGAAGTAGAGCGTTGCCCACGCCAGCAGCCCGCCGAGTATGGGGAACGGAAGGAGGTACATGCTCACTCCTCCTCGATCCTCTCAACGACCACCGCCGTGCCGTAGGCGTATATCTCGGCCATCCCCGAGGCAACCGCGGACGTCATGAAGCGGACTCCTATGACGGCGTTCGCGCCCATGTCCTCCGCGTGGAGCTTCATTCTCCTCAGCGCCTCTTCTCTCGCTTCTGCCAGCATCTGCGTGTACTCCTGCACCTCTCCGCCCTTCAGGTTCTTGAAGAAGGCCATTATGTCCCTCCCGACGTGGGTTGCCCTGACGATGCCGCCCCTGGCGAGGCCTTTCACCTCAACCACGCGGTAGCCGGGGATATTCTCGGTGGTCGTTATGAGTACGTCGCCCATACCTATCACCCCGATGCATCGAACTTCGAGGTATTATTTGCCTCAGAATATTTAAGGCTTTCTGTCCCCGCAGAAAGAAAGGGGAGGATCAGACAGAGTGGTAGTATATCACGTAGGTGTCATCGTCGTCGTAGACCTCCTGCGGCGCGACGCCGTTCAGGTAGGTCCACGTCCAGCCGGGGTTTGCGTCTATGTCCGGCCCGCCCGCGGCTATGTATGCTGCCCAGACGAGCTCGGAGCAGTAGTAGCTGTCCCCGTACACCTGCTTCGTCCACCAGCCCCAGTCGTAGGGCTTGCCCAGCTGCTGGTATGCGAAGTAGACGGCGTTCTGCCTCACGTAATCGCTGGTGGCAACGCGTAGAACCGCAACGGCGTCGTACCTGCTGAGGAAGTCCGAGAGCAGAACCATCCTTATCCCTGATTCCCAGGCCTCAATAACGACCCAATCGCCGTAATAGGGGTCATAATACGCCACGATTCCGGTGTGCGTCCAGTACCCCGGTATGAAGAAGTCGCTCTTCTGTCCGTGTCCTATGACGATGTCCCCGGGTATCACGTTGGTAGGATAGGGGTGCCAGTAGTTTCCTCCGCTCCCTGTAAGGGCAGAGACGGGCGCTGCCATGGCCAGCACAACCAGCAGTCCAACGATTATGCCCAGCTTTCCCTTCATTTGATCACCTCCGAATGGCAGAAGTAATATGTGCATTGATGATTGATAAGGTTTACTGAAAACCATTAGTGGCTATCGATGTCCCCTTTAGTCCCGGGTTCTCCAAGTGCCAGGAAGAAAAGAAGTGTGGCTGTACTCAGTGTCAGCGAGATTGGGGCGGAGAGGAGCAGACCGGCCACCAGGCCCACCACCCCCATGTTGGCCACTATCAGCGTCAGCGGGACTGAGATGAATGCCCCCAGGGCAAGGTACTTGAGGGCGTAGTCGAGGTATTCGCCGCCTTTCATCGCGAGTCTGAGGCTCTCAGCTAGGGCATC
This window of the Thermococcus sp. genome carries:
- a CDS encoding heavy metal-binding domain-containing protein; this encodes MGDVLITTTENIPGYRVVEVKGLARGGIVRATHVGRDIMAFFKNLKGGEVQEYTQMLAEAREEALRRMKLHAEDMGANAVIGVRFMTSAVASGMAEIYAYGTAVVVERIEEE
- a CDS encoding YiiX/YebB-like N1pC/P60 family cysteine hydrolase, giving the protein MKGKLGIIVGLLVVLAMAAPVSALTGSGGNYWHPYPTNVIPGDIVIGHGQKSDFFIPGYWTHTGIVAYYDPYYGDWVVIEAWESGIRMVLLSDFLSRYDAVAVLRVATSDYVRQNAVYFAYQQLGKPYDWGWWTKQVYGDSYYCSELVWAAYIAAGGPDIDANPGWTWTYLNGVAPQEVYDDDDTYVIYYHSV